A genomic segment from Candidatus Poseidoniia archaeon encodes:
- the sepF gene encoding cell division protein SepF — protein sequence MSLDQPSMRRIPDEQFFDLSDWASEKAEDYGDKTAMVVHSMVLDSREKVGSITGAVHDGNVVLVDFSPMASDRQVLHKVLAELERAVADVDGDLVGVSRQWLVVAPRGVRVARNRLGE from the coding sequence GTGAGCCTCGACCAGCCCTCGATGCGCCGTATCCCGGACGAGCAGTTTTTCGACCTGTCCGACTGGGCTTCCGAAAAGGCAGAGGACTACGGCGACAAGACCGCAATGGTGGTCCACTCAATGGTCCTCGACAGCCGCGAAAAAGTGGGCAGCATCACCGGCGCAGTCCATGACGGTAATGTTGTATTGGTCGACTTTTCGCCCATGGCGTCCGACCGGCAGGTGCTCCACAAAGTGCTCGCGGAGCTTGAACGGGCGGTCGCGGACGTTGATGGCGACCTCGTGGGCGTCTCGCGCCAGTGGCTGGTAGTCGCGCCGCGTGGCGTGAGGGTCGCGCGCAACCGCCTCGGCGAGTAG
- a CDS encoding DUF711 family protein has product MARDWTAVIIRAVTGFAPPGEGALRAMKVAEHLRSCGHEVQTVRLATPPWESWCAADALPERARELEAAAVATGVQFLSLGPCSAEGVPAVVEALLATQATFCAARLDNGGSAAAAEAMLRLAQADPQHNLRFAALARVEAGTPFFPAAFAQREGFALAMELTPSLLAAGGDVAALAPGLEALERDARAAQMPFLGIDPSLAPGLYGEGSVARLMALRGAPVGSTGAPALVGELTAALRALPVEQVGYRGVMFAVMEDPGLVEALRQREFDIGDLLEYASRCGTGLDTVPLPGDVGVDRLAALLDRVAAVANKGAKPLSARLFPAPGIAAGETVATGSPYLFDCPAMELP; this is encoded by the coding sequence ATGGCGCGGGACTGGACCGCCGTGATAATCCGCGCCGTGACCGGTTTTGCCCCGCCCGGCGAGGGGGCGCTGCGCGCGATGAAGGTCGCTGAACACTTACGTAGTTGCGGCCACGAAGTGCAGACAGTGCGGCTCGCGACGCCGCCGTGGGAAAGCTGGTGCGCAGCCGACGCGCTGCCGGAACGCGCGCGCGAACTGGAGGCGGCAGCGGTCGCAACCGGCGTCCAGTTCCTGTCGCTCGGGCCGTGCTCCGCCGAGGGCGTCCCGGCCGTGGTCGAGGCGCTGCTCGCGACGCAGGCGACCTTCTGCGCGGCGCGGCTCGATAACGGCGGGAGCGCAGCCGCCGCGGAGGCGATGCTGCGACTGGCGCAGGCCGACCCGCAGCACAACCTGCGCTTCGCGGCGCTGGCGCGCGTCGAAGCCGGGACGCCGTTCTTCCCGGCGGCGTTCGCGCAGCGCGAAGGCTTCGCGCTGGCGATGGAGCTGACGCCGTCATTGCTGGCTGCGGGTGGCGACGTCGCTGCGCTTGCTCCCGGGCTCGAGGCGCTGGAGCGCGACGCGCGCGCGGCGCAAATGCCGTTTCTCGGTATCGACCCCAGCCTTGCACCCGGGCTCTACGGCGAAGGCTCGGTGGCGCGGCTGATGGCACTGCGGGGCGCGCCGGTCGGTTCGACCGGCGCGCCCGCTCTCGTCGGCGAGCTAACTGCGGCGCTGCGCGCACTGCCGGTCGAGCAGGTCGGCTACCGCGGCGTCATGTTCGCCGTGATGGAGGACCCGGGACTGGTCGAGGCGCTGCGGCAGCGCGAATTCGACATCGGCGACCTGCTCGAGTATGCGAGCCGCTGCGGGACCGGGCTCGACACGGTGCCGCTGCCGGGCGACGTCGGCGTGGACCGGCTGGCGGCACTGCTCGACCGCGTCGCTGCCGTAGCTAATAAAGGCGCCAAACCACTCTCGGCGCGGCTCTTCCCGGCGCCCGGAATCGCAGCGGGCGAGACGGTCGCGACCGGGTCACCCTACCTTTTCGACTGCCCCGCCATGGAGCTGCCATGA
- a CDS encoding isopentenyl phosphate kinase, protein MNLVKWGGSLITDKTAAKPAPQRERIAALAAALAAGGGPAVLVHGAGSFGHPLAKRFGLAQGSDGSPEQAAAVVRTRQQVRTLNALVCEALAAAGLEPVPILPSQALRTAGPQDIVEFPAGSFAAALEAGRLPVTCGDVTDDDAQGIAILSGDTLMLALARTLRPQRALFVINHPGVMDRDPAEPGAQLVAQLDADARTAMRAQRMDVPGADVTGGMWGKLEAAAAIARECECRIVGAGGFAGALAGDPAGTLVLP, encoded by the coding sequence ATGAATCTGGTCAAGTGGGGCGGCTCGCTCATCACCGACAAAACGGCCGCGAAGCCGGCGCCGCAGCGCGAGCGTATCGCGGCGCTGGCCGCAGCGCTCGCCGCCGGGGGCGGGCCGGCGGTGCTGGTGCACGGCGCCGGTTCGTTCGGCCACCCGCTCGCCAAGCGCTTCGGGCTGGCGCAGGGGAGCGACGGCTCGCCCGAGCAGGCGGCAGCGGTGGTGCGGACGCGGCAGCAGGTGCGCACGCTCAACGCGCTGGTCTGCGAAGCGCTCGCGGCGGCCGGGCTGGAACCAGTTCCAATCCTGCCATCGCAGGCGCTGCGCACCGCTGGCCCGCAGGACATCGTGGAGTTCCCGGCCGGCAGCTTCGCGGCGGCGCTGGAGGCGGGCCGCCTGCCGGTCACCTGCGGCGACGTCACCGACGACGATGCGCAAGGTATCGCCATCCTGAGCGGCGACACGCTGATGCTGGCGCTAGCGCGCACGCTGCGGCCGCAGCGCGCGCTGTTCGTCATCAATCACCCCGGTGTGATGGACCGCGACCCGGCCGAGCCGGGAGCGCAGCTCGTCGCACAGCTCGACGCGGACGCCCGCACGGCGATGCGCGCGCAGCGGATGGACGTGCCGGGCGCCGACGTCACCGGCGGGATGTGGGGCAAGCTCGAGGCGGCGGCCGCCATCGCCCGCGAATGCGAGTGCCGCATCGTCGGCGCAGGCGGCTTCGCAGGGGCGCTCGCGGGCGACCCGGCGGGAACGCTGGTGCTGCCGTGA
- a CDS encoding HAD family hydrolase produces the protein MQPLSELPPAGAKALLFDLDGTLVDERLAPEAYAALAQAQEAGLRTVAVTGRPAGWCDLMARWWLLDGVVGENGALAMRLVDGKLERSDWQPVAESRDRLTGLWNAVREAFPEAQQAADQPWRVHDLAIDFDEECDLGLAWAGAVAEFARAQGARAAVSSIHVNCWFGDWDKLAMSERLLDALGLSREACVYVGDSPNDAPMFRAFELSVGVASVTNYGELLEHAPRYVTDSDGGAGFAEVVAHLTRGVTT, from the coding sequence ATGCAACCTCTCTCCGAACTCCCCCCCGCGGGCGCCAAGGCGCTGCTCTTTGACCTGGACGGGACGCTGGTTGACGAGCGGCTGGCGCCCGAGGCGTACGCGGCTCTCGCGCAGGCGCAGGAAGCGGGGCTGCGCACGGTCGCGGTCACTGGCCGCCCCGCCGGCTGGTGCGACCTGATGGCGCGCTGGTGGCTGCTCGACGGCGTGGTCGGCGAGAACGGCGCGCTCGCGATGCGGCTCGTTGACGGGAAACTTGAGCGCAGCGACTGGCAGCCCGTCGCGGAGTCGCGGGACCGCCTGACGGGGCTGTGGAATGCTGTGCGCGAGGCGTTCCCGGAGGCGCAACAGGCGGCCGACCAGCCGTGGCGCGTCCATGATTTGGCGATTGATTTCGACGAGGAGTGCGACCTTGGCCTTGCGTGGGCCGGCGCGGTGGCGGAGTTCGCCCGCGCGCAGGGCGCGCGCGCCGCGGTCTCGAGCATCCACGTCAACTGCTGGTTCGGCGACTGGGACAAGCTGGCGATGAGCGAGCGGCTGCTGGACGCGCTCGGGCTATCGCGCGAGGCGTGCGTCTACGTCGGCGACTCGCCGAACGACGCGCCCATGTTTCGGGCGTTCGAGCTTTCGGTCGGTGTCGCGTCCGTGACGAATTACGGCGAGCTGCTCGAGCACGCGCCGCGCTATGTCACGGATTCGGACGGTGGCGCCGGCTTCGCCGAAGTCGTGGCGCACCTGACGCGCGGCGTCACCACATGA
- a CDS encoding squalene/phytoene synthase family protein, whose protein sequence is MTPSLYGAVKSRANDALVESLDYCKWALQSVSRSFALTIPLVEDALLAPIMVGYLEARILDTFEDDIGKRHVSLEERVRAMNAIMEILERPDSKMAKRKAKELAQEAEEWVKDEHYRGLVKNFDKVLTVHRSLDERTKASMVRWMHEMNAGMQKYLQQPVYSFEDLNEYCYFVAGTPSGFLTELIRTRAKRITPEASQVLHDNERDFGLFLQKVNIIRDFREDILQNEKIFWPGYLFDKHQLEPQELLDPAHEKQAMQMLNAMVDNAVTHVTPVHDYLTAVPDEYAGFRQGAAINFAMGVATLGEVRGNRDVFYGERPVKITHEARDLILDDPLGYVAS, encoded by the coding sequence ATGACACCCTCCCTTTATGGCGCAGTCAAGAGCCGGGCTAACGATGCCCTCGTTGAGTCGCTGGACTATTGCAAGTGGGCACTCCAGTCGGTCTCGCGCTCGTTCGCGCTGACCATCCCGCTGGTCGAGGACGCGCTGCTGGCCCCCATCATGGTGGGCTACCTCGAGGCACGCATCCTCGATACTTTCGAGGATGACATCGGCAAGCGGCACGTCTCGCTCGAAGAGCGCGTCCGCGCGATGAACGCCATCATGGAAATCCTCGAGCGGCCCGACTCCAAGATGGCAAAGCGCAAGGCCAAGGAACTTGCGCAGGAAGCGGAGGAGTGGGTCAAGGACGAGCACTACCGCGGGCTGGTCAAGAACTTCGACAAGGTGCTGACAGTCCACCGTTCGCTCGACGAGCGCACCAAGGCGAGCATGGTCCGCTGGATGCACGAGATGAACGCCGGGATGCAGAAATACCTGCAACAGCCGGTCTACTCCTTTGAAGATTTGAACGAATACTGCTACTTCGTCGCCGGGACGCCTTCCGGCTTCCTCACGGAGCTTATCCGCACCCGCGCCAAGCGCATCACGCCCGAGGCGTCACAGGTGTTGCACGACAACGAGCGCGACTTCGGGCTCTTCCTGCAGAAGGTGAACATCATCCGCGACTTCCGCGAGGATATATTGCAGAACGAGAAAATATTCTGGCCCGGCTACCTCTTCGACAAGCACCAGCTCGAGCCGCAGGAACTACTGGACCCTGCTCACGAAAAACAGGCGATGCAGATGCTCAACGCGATGGTCGACAACGCCGTGACGCACGTCACCCCCGTGCACGACTACCTGACCGCGGTCCCCGACGAGTATGCCGGCTTCCGGCAGGGTGCCGCCATCAACTTCGCGATGGGCGTTGCGACGCTCGGCGAAGTGCGCGGAAACCGCGACGTCTTCTATGGCGAGCGGCCGGTCAAGATTACCCACGAAGCGCGCGACCTTATCCTGGACGACCCACTTGGTTACGTTGCCTCTTAG
- a CDS encoding PKD domain-containing protein, translating to MRFPPALLFALCALAFLALPAAASPTTGTVQVAVILADFNDASYDSAHDSDWFEELAFGSSDSMWDYYDENSRGNLTLAGEVFGPYTLDGDAADWGSENTDFVRDTIAAADDDIDFRDYDAVMAVHTGPGEESSGNSDDIWSIHWSGLSISTNDGNHRIREVTQVPEFEYSGGERRPLGVWVHEFGHELGLPDFYDTDYSSEGIGDWGVMASGSWADNGETPVHYSGFSKAEVGWLEPVLLTGDLLDVRLEPASRNGKVLKLPVPGNWSNAREYFLLENRQQLDYDTYLPGEGLLIWHVDEDVSNNNDESHKRLDLEEADGYDDLDNGWNSGDSGDPYGAGDEFTDEGYPNSTAYNLSDSGWRINDIRVDGNDILLDIRFLSRPTAVADAAEGVVDAGEELQFWGRDSWDDDGSITNFSWDFGDGDFAYIADPLHAFEEYGTYDVSLTVRDDDWLTSSVVVTIRVNALPVPVIVADPLVVWLGESIAFDGSDSWDPDGTVAFWFWNFDDGATSSEVALEHLFDSPGFYNVSLKVADDLNSIATGYLVVEVRNRLPHVSFAISPAEGNTTVEFGFVDSSSDPDGSVIAWTWDFGDGNSSSGTSASHRFALPGSYTVTLTVTDNHGGSNATTQTLEVANALPLLDFAIPQGIWDGSRWVVPSNLPLTLDGSGSHDPEGLPLEFAWDVDGDAYSGATPAVTLGGGSHAVSLTLTDAHGATASGSWSVLAVVQPLLEVSPAVVDALTAEVTTFIATTLQGNITTLEWEVNDNPQAGARSLDFTPPAPGSYELRVRGLTEEGLPSAWVVAALEAYEPPVANFTIEGSLVEPGWLAFNGTHSQGRELEYHWTLDGVPLPNATAVAMALFEEGGSYTIALSVTQQPVGTAQLSRSFYLNHQPVAIIESLEPARPRIGQEFSFRIAANDFEGAAVVESVVWPDGLAPLSESITAGRYSASALFSGTEHFALNVTLSDEDGASGVQQVWFTVFEWPDGVASSLEWNGSREPGKQGKFEATVANAGGDLLTGTATLELDGRPLQEWELLLNPGEEAQFSAPWEATPGSHRATLMVALNEEELEQGNNQLNLTIGIDAESNLLPLLAIGIVGLGVIAIAATFLLYRRRPPAEPPASPEAPTPEPVEALVVDDTAWRRQD from the coding sequence ATGCGGTTTCCGCCGGCGTTGCTGTTTGCGCTCTGCGCACTCGCCTTCCTTGCGCTGCCAGCGGCAGCCTCGCCCACGACCGGTACCGTCCAGGTCGCGGTCATCCTGGCTGACTTCAACGACGCCAGCTACGACAGCGCGCACGACAGCGACTGGTTCGAGGAGCTGGCGTTCGGCAGCAGCGATTCGATGTGGGACTACTACGACGAGAATTCGCGCGGCAACCTGACCCTCGCGGGCGAAGTCTTCGGCCCCTACACGCTGGACGGCGACGCCGCGGACTGGGGCAGCGAAAATACCGATTTCGTCCGCGATACCATCGCGGCGGCCGACGATGACATCGACTTCCGCGACTACGACGCGGTGATGGCGGTGCACACCGGCCCGGGCGAGGAGTCGAGCGGCAACAGCGATGACATCTGGTCCATCCACTGGTCCGGGCTGAGTATCAGCACCAACGACGGCAACCACCGCATCCGCGAGGTGACGCAAGTGCCCGAGTTCGAATACTCGGGCGGCGAGCGGCGGCCGCTCGGGGTCTGGGTGCACGAGTTCGGTCATGAACTGGGGCTGCCCGATTTCTACGATACTGACTACTCCTCGGAGGGCATCGGTGACTGGGGAGTTATGGCGTCCGGCTCATGGGCCGATAACGGCGAGACGCCGGTACATTACAGCGGCTTCTCCAAGGCGGAAGTGGGGTGGCTTGAGCCAGTACTGCTAACGGGCGACCTGCTCGACGTACGGCTCGAACCCGCGTCGCGCAACGGCAAAGTCCTGAAGCTGCCGGTCCCGGGCAACTGGTCCAACGCACGCGAATACTTCCTGCTCGAGAACCGGCAGCAACTCGATTACGACACCTACCTCCCCGGAGAGGGGCTGCTCATCTGGCACGTTGACGAGGACGTTTCGAACAACAACGACGAGTCGCACAAGCGGCTCGACCTCGAAGAAGCGGACGGCTACGATGACCTCGACAACGGCTGGAACTCGGGTGACAGCGGCGACCCGTACGGTGCGGGCGACGAGTTCACCGACGAGGGATATCCTAACTCCACTGCGTATAACCTGAGTGATTCCGGCTGGCGCATCAACGACATCCGCGTGGATGGTAACGACATCCTGCTCGACATCCGCTTCCTCTCACGGCCAACTGCGGTGGCAGACGCCGCCGAAGGCGTCGTCGATGCGGGCGAGGAGCTACAGTTCTGGGGGCGCGACTCGTGGGACGATGACGGCAGCATCACCAACTTCAGCTGGGATTTCGGCGATGGGGACTTTGCATACATCGCCGACCCGCTGCACGCTTTCGAGGAATATGGAACGTATGACGTCAGCCTCACCGTGCGGGACGACGACTGGCTCACCAGCAGCGTGGTGGTTACCATCCGGGTCAACGCGCTGCCGGTGCCGGTCATTGTCGCCGACCCGCTAGTGGTCTGGCTCGGCGAAAGCATCGCCTTCGACGGCTCGGACTCATGGGACCCCGACGGTACCGTCGCCTTCTGGTTCTGGAACTTCGACGACGGCGCGACCTCCTCCGAGGTCGCGCTCGAGCATCTTTTCGACAGCCCCGGTTTCTACAACGTCTCGCTCAAGGTAGCGGACGACCTGAACTCGATTGCGACCGGCTACCTCGTCGTCGAAGTGCGTAACCGGCTGCCGCACGTCAGCTTCGCCATCTCGCCCGCGGAGGGCAACACTACCGTCGAGTTCGGCTTCGTCGATTCCTCGAGTGACCCTGATGGGAGCGTCATCGCCTGGACGTGGGATTTCGGTGACGGTAATTCCAGCAGCGGCACGAGCGCGAGCCACCGCTTCGCGCTGCCGGGCAGCTACACGGTGACGCTGACAGTTACCGACAACCACGGCGGTAGCAACGCAACGACGCAGACGCTCGAGGTCGCCAACGCGCTGCCGCTGCTCGACTTTGCGATACCACAAGGCATCTGGGACGGCTCGCGCTGGGTCGTTCCGAGCAACCTGCCGCTGACGCTTGACGGCAGCGGCAGCCACGACCCGGAGGGGCTGCCGCTCGAATTCGCGTGGGACGTCGACGGCGATGCCTATTCGGGCGCGACGCCCGCAGTCACGCTCGGGGGCGGCAGCCATGCGGTCTCGCTCACGCTCACCGACGCGCACGGCGCGACCGCCAGCGGGAGCTGGAGCGTGCTGGCCGTGGTGCAGCCGCTGCTCGAAGTCTCGCCCGCAGTAGTCGATGCGCTTACTGCTGAAGTGACCACCTTCATCGCGACCACACTGCAGGGCAATATCACGACGTTGGAATGGGAGGTCAACGACAATCCCCAGGCTGGTGCAAGGAGCCTGGACTTCACCCCGCCCGCGCCCGGCAGCTACGAGCTGCGCGTGCGCGGGCTGACAGAGGAGGGGCTGCCGTCGGCGTGGGTGGTCGCTGCCCTCGAGGCGTATGAGCCTCCGGTCGCCAACTTCACCATCGAGGGCTCGCTGGTGGAACCGGGCTGGCTTGCCTTCAACGGCACCCATTCGCAAGGACGCGAACTGGAATACCACTGGACGCTGGATGGTGTGCCACTGCCAAACGCGACCGCGGTCGCAATGGCCCTCTTCGAGGAGGGCGGCAGCTACACCATCGCGCTCAGCGTGACGCAACAGCCGGTCGGCACCGCGCAGCTTTCACGCTCGTTCTACCTGAACCACCAGCCTGTCGCCATCATCGAGAGCCTCGAACCGGCGCGGCCCCGCATCGGGCAGGAATTCAGCTTCCGCATCGCGGCGAACGATTTCGAGGGCGCGGCGGTCGTCGAGAGCGTCGTGTGGCCTGACGGGCTGGCGCCGCTCAGCGAAAGCATCACGGCCGGGCGCTACAGCGCCAGCGCGCTCTTCAGCGGGACCGAGCATTTCGCACTCAACGTCACGCTGAGCGACGAGGATGGCGCCAGCGGAGTGCAACAGGTGTGGTTCACGGTCTTCGAATGGCCTGACGGGGTCGCCTCGTCGCTGGAATGGAACGGCTCGCGCGAGCCGGGAAAGCAGGGGAAATTCGAGGCGACGGTCGCCAACGCGGGCGGTGACCTGCTCACCGGCACCGCGACACTCGAGCTGGACGGACGGCCGCTGCAGGAATGGGAGTTGCTGCTCAACCCGGGCGAGGAGGCACAGTTTTCAGCCCCGTGGGAGGCAACTCCCGGCAGCCACCGCGCGACGCTGATGGTAGCGCTAAACGAGGAAGAGCTTGAGCAGGGCAACAACCAGCTCAACCTGACCATCGGGATTGACGCCGAGTCGAACCTGCTGCCGCTGCTCGCTATCGGGATTGTCGGGCTGGGGGTAATCGCCATCGCTGCGACCTTCCTGCTTTACCGGCGGCGACCGCCGGCCGAGCCGCCCGCCTCGCCCGAAGCGCCAACGCCTGAACCGGTCGAAGCCCTCGTGGTGGACGATACCGCATGGCGGCGGCAAGACTAA
- a CDS encoding saccharopine dehydrogenase C-terminal domain-containing protein — MARIAVLGAGLVGALVATELSNDHYIKVIDPDREALARVSQRAPEAELCAERFDSAAQLAGCDLALNCLPGSLGHAALERIIEAGVDCVDISFTAEDPRTLDGAARTAGVTVIPDAGIAPGFSNLLAAELAAQGPARLDIFVGGLPLRRDPPWEYAAPFSPIDVVAEYERPARLKRAGRSVAEPALSGCRPFRLAPGLVPELPDGTELEAFLTDGLRSLLDLSVPEMAEFTLRYPGHAARFAELRDSGALVGEAREATLATLFRAWQLQPGEAEFTHLQVLATFADGSQRGWLVHDNGSQGWSSMARTTGLTACAFARQLLAGAITGPGVVMPEACAGTLPVVHEYLQSRGVTVERVA; from the coding sequence ATGGCCCGGATTGCGGTCCTCGGCGCTGGCCTGGTTGGCGCGCTGGTGGCGACTGAACTTTCCAACGACCACTATATAAAAGTCATCGACCCTGACCGGGAAGCGTTAGCGCGTGTTTCGCAGCGTGCACCAGAAGCGGAGCTGTGTGCCGAGCGCTTCGATTCGGCAGCGCAGCTGGCGGGCTGCGACCTGGCGCTGAACTGCCTCCCCGGTAGCTTGGGACACGCTGCGCTCGAACGCATCATCGAAGCGGGTGTGGATTGCGTCGACATCTCCTTCACAGCCGAGGACCCGCGTACGCTGGACGGGGCGGCGCGCACGGCGGGCGTCACCGTAATTCCCGACGCCGGGATTGCGCCGGGATTCAGCAACCTGCTCGCCGCCGAACTGGCGGCGCAGGGACCGGCGCGGCTCGATATTTTCGTCGGCGGGCTGCCGCTACGACGCGACCCGCCGTGGGAATACGCGGCGCCCTTCTCGCCCATCGACGTCGTGGCGGAATACGAGCGGCCGGCGCGATTGAAACGCGCCGGCCGTTCCGTCGCGGAGCCAGCGCTCTCGGGCTGCCGCCCGTTCCGGCTGGCGCCGGGGCTGGTTCCCGAGCTGCCTGACGGCACCGAGCTGGAGGCGTTCCTGACCGACGGCTTGCGTAGCCTGCTCGACCTATCGGTGCCGGAAATGGCCGAGTTCACGCTGCGCTACCCCGGCCACGCTGCGCGATTCGCGGAGCTGCGCGACTCCGGCGCGCTCGTGGGCGAGGCACGCGAAGCGACGCTCGCCACGCTCTTCAGGGCGTGGCAACTGCAGCCGGGCGAAGCGGAGTTCACCCACTTGCAGGTGCTCGCGACGTTCGCCGACGGCTCGCAGCGCGGCTGGCTGGTGCACGACAACGGTTCGCAGGGCTGGAGCAGCATGGCGCGCACGACTGGCCTGACGGCGTGCGCGTTTGCGCGGCAGCTGCTTGCGGGCGCCATCACGGGGCCGGGGGTCGTGATGCCGGAGGCGTGCGCCGGGACGTTACCGGTAGTGCACGAATACCTTCAGTCGCGCGGCGTCACCGTCGAGCGCGTCGCGTAG
- the dcd gene encoding dCTP deaminase, whose product MPVLSDEAILAALDVGQLEIEPFDAEGLTPNGYDLRIGEIALAGEEPVAEGALSVPPQARFAVSTLERVACGPALCGQLWLRSTWARRGVQASFGKVDAGFDGTLTLPGLNSAAEPLTLTIGETYCQLVIEALTSPASGSYGDRSGNYQHQRGVMW is encoded by the coding sequence ATGCCGGTCCTCAGCGACGAAGCCATCCTCGCGGCGCTCGATGTAGGACAACTCGAGATTGAACCGTTCGACGCCGAGGGGCTGACGCCGAACGGCTACGACCTGCGCATCGGCGAGATTGCGCTGGCGGGCGAGGAGCCGGTAGCGGAAGGCGCGCTCAGCGTGCCGCCGCAGGCGCGCTTCGCAGTCTCGACGCTCGAGCGCGTCGCCTGCGGCCCCGCGCTCTGCGGGCAGCTCTGGCTGCGCAGCACCTGGGCACGACGCGGCGTGCAGGCGAGCTTCGGCAAGGTGGACGCCGGCTTCGACGGGACGCTGACGCTGCCCGGGCTCAACTCGGCCGCGGAGCCGCTCACGCTCACCATCGGTGAGACCTACTGCCAGCTGGTTATCGAGGCATTGACCTCGCCCGCGTCGGGGAGCTACGGCGACCGCAGCGGCAATTACCAGCACCAGCGCGGCGTCATGTGGTGA
- a CDS encoding NUDIX domain-containing protein, translating to MSKPNRRVATSILLHGDRILILKRSAAVGSFQHHWSGVSGFVEPGEEPLETSQREVEEETGIPRASLELLARAPPRRVKKPEHVFEVHSFLYRCATDRVRLDWENDEFAWVAPEALRDYRTVPWLPEMVAELLAKL from the coding sequence ATGAGCAAGCCGAATAGGCGCGTCGCGACCAGCATCCTGCTGCACGGCGACCGCATCCTGATTCTCAAGCGCTCCGCGGCGGTCGGCAGCTTCCAGCACCACTGGTCGGGCGTCTCCGGCTTCGTCGAGCCGGGCGAAGAGCCGCTCGAGACATCGCAGCGCGAAGTCGAAGAAGAGACGGGAATCCCGCGCGCCAGCCTCGAATTGCTGGCGCGTGCCCCGCCCCGCCGCGTCAAGAAGCCCGAGCACGTCTTCGAAGTGCACTCGTTCCTCTACCGCTGCGCGACCGACCGCGTGCGCCTCGACTGGGAGAACGACGAGTTCGCGTGGGTCGCGCCGGAAGCGCTGCGCGACTACCGCACGGTACCGTGGCTGCCGGAGATGGTCGCGGAATTGCTGGCGAAGCTGTAG
- a CDS encoding MFS transporter, with the protein MAGSTESGSTATPAQQLALPLAGSLAYHATIGLSFTLVLLQAQALGGARAVGLAVGVPMFMMVGSSAFWGAMADRWRNRKRVVLLAIVLSSLLALPMPLAGTWGLIALRVLQSFFRGGVVHLHTLFVELDAGARGAQLGRLQMTAGLGWGTGGLLGGLLVPAAEYGSASPVLHAAFLVNCALGIFAAAALLRLRERTPAPDAPLPLPGRDPGGGVPLPATGMLWRLAPLWVATVLLFIGYYFFLAFAPAFFTTLTGSTSRMGLVMLASGLAHGLTARWFGRLADRHPREKLLRLVSLAFVACMATYALNPHPLLVIAAFLPPIWMAFDVSATALVADRVPYRLRGRGVGVLNSCMFLGAGSGALLAGELHRSLPFTQVFWLGTLLTLAGALVAAYATRSTVTPRD; encoded by the coding sequence ATGGCCGGTAGCACGGAGTCCGGGAGCACGGCAACGCCAGCGCAGCAATTGGCGCTGCCGCTGGCCGGCTCACTCGCCTACCACGCCACGATTGGCCTTTCGTTCACGCTGGTGCTGCTACAGGCGCAGGCGCTGGGCGGCGCGCGGGCGGTGGGGCTCGCCGTCGGAGTCCCGATGTTCATGATGGTCGGCAGCTCCGCCTTCTGGGGCGCGATGGCCGACCGCTGGCGCAACCGCAAGCGGGTGGTCCTGCTGGCGATAGTGCTCTCGTCGCTGCTGGCGCTGCCGATGCCGCTCGCCGGGACTTGGGGGCTGATTGCGCTGCGCGTGCTGCAGTCGTTCTTCCGCGGTGGCGTGGTTCACCTTCACACGCTTTTCGTCGAGCTCGATGCGGGCGCGCGCGGCGCGCAGCTGGGGCGGCTGCAGATGACTGCCGGACTCGGCTGGGGAACAGGCGGCCTGCTCGGGGGGCTGCTAGTCCCCGCGGCGGAATATGGTAGCGCCAGCCCGGTGCTGCACGCCGCCTTCCTCGTCAACTGCGCGCTCGGCATCTTCGCCGCGGCGGCGCTGCTGCGGCTGCGCGAGCGAACGCCCGCACCGGATGCGCCGCTGCCGCTGCCGGGGCGCGACCCCGGCGGGGGAGTGCCGCTGCCGGCGACCGGGATGCTGTGGCGGCTCGCGCCACTCTGGGTCGCGACCGTCCTGCTCTTCATCGGCTACTACTTTTTCCTCGCCTTCGCGCCTGCCTTCTTCACCACGCTGACCGGCAGCACCTCGCGCATGGGGCTGGTGATGCTCGCCTCGGGGCTGGCGCACGGGCTGACGGCGCGCTGGTTCGGCCGGCTGGCCGACCGCCATCCGCGCGAGAAACTGCTGCGGCTAGTCAGCCTCGCCTTCGTTGCCTGCATGGCGACCTACGCGCTCAATCCGCATCCGCTGCTGGTCATCGCCGCCTTCCTGCCGCCCATCTGGATGGCGTTCGACGTCTCTGCGACGGCGCTCGTCGCGGACCGTGTGCCGTACCGGCTGCGCGGTCGCGGCGTTGGCGTCCTCAATTCATGCATGTTCCTCGGCGCTGGCAGTGGCGCGCTGCTGGCGGGCGAGTTGCATCGCTCGCTGCCGTTCACGCAAGTTTTCTGGCTCGGGACGCTGCTGACGCTGGCCGGTGCACTGGTCGCCGCCTACGCGACGCGCTCGACGGTGACGCCGCGCGACTGA